From Coleofasciculus sp. FACHB-1120, one genomic window encodes:
- a CDS encoding TetR/AcrR family transcriptional regulator: MRQTKMTEPKQDGLGEKAEQILTGAMQEFLVHGYAATSMDRVAKAAGVSKATVYSYFQDKEGLFTALIQRFAYRKLSIIQRSLLPEGDGRVMLRQLLTKALNEIICDSEEIALLRLIIGESGRFPKLAQIFVRTLVKPSVETLSQYLASYPNLKIADPEATARILIGALVHFMLVQKVLHSQDILPMESDRLIDSLMYLLPEA; encoded by the coding sequence ATGAGACAGACGAAGATGACGGAACCGAAGCAGGATGGGTTGGGAGAGAAAGCCGAACAGATATTGACAGGCGCAATGCAAGAGTTTTTGGTGCATGGCTATGCCGCTACCAGCATGGATCGGGTGGCGAAGGCGGCTGGCGTATCCAAAGCAACGGTTTACAGTTACTTTCAAGATAAAGAAGGATTGTTCACCGCCCTCATCCAACGGTTTGCTTACAGAAAGCTTTCCATCATCCAACGTTCCCTGCTGCCGGAAGGAGATGGTCGGGTCATGTTGCGGCAGCTATTAACGAAGGCATTGAATGAGATCATTTGTGATAGCGAAGAAATTGCCCTGTTGCGGCTAATTATTGGCGAGTCTGGGCGCTTTCCCAAACTGGCGCAAATCTTTGTTCGCACGCTAGTAAAACCTAGCGTTGAAACCTTGAGCCAGTATCTGGCATCGTATCCAAACTTAAAGATTGCCGACCCCGAAGCAACTGCACGCATTTTGATAGGTGCCTTAGTTCATTTCATGCTGGTACAGAAAGTGCTTCACAGTCAGGATATTCTGCCGATGGAGAGCGATCGCTTGATTGATAGCCTGATGTATCTCCTCCCAGAAGCCTAA
- a CDS encoding DevA family ABC transporter ATP-binding protein: MPPQPVISIQNLNHYFGQGQLRKQVLFDISLEINAGEIIIMTGPSGSGKTTLLTLVGGLRSAQSGSLKVLGQELCGANPTALVQARRHNGYIFQAHNLHGSLTALQNVKMGLELHKDISPHQMRQRSAEMLEQVGLGNRINYYPADLSGGQKQRVAIARALVSRPKMILADEPTAALDSKSGREVVSLMQTLAKEQGCTILLVTHDNRILDIADRIVHMEDGHLISDTALASVA, encoded by the coding sequence ATGCCTCCTCAACCTGTCATTTCTATTCAAAACCTCAATCATTACTTTGGTCAAGGTCAACTCCGCAAACAAGTTTTATTTGACATCAGTTTAGAAATTAATGCTGGTGAGATTATCATCATGACCGGCCCCTCTGGTTCCGGCAAAACCACGCTGCTAACTTTAGTCGGTGGACTGCGATCTGCCCAATCGGGTAGTCTCAAGGTGTTAGGACAAGAACTCTGTGGTGCAAATCCGACAGCACTGGTACAAGCGCGACGGCACAATGGTTATATCTTTCAGGCGCACAACTTGCACGGTAGCTTAACGGCACTCCAGAACGTCAAGATGGGCTTAGAGTTGCACAAGGACATTTCTCCACACCAGATGCGCCAGCGCTCAGCCGAAATGCTAGAACAAGTAGGATTGGGAAATCGGATCAATTACTATCCCGCCGATCTGTCGGGTGGGCAAAAGCAACGGGTAGCGATCGCTCGTGCCTTGGTAAGCCGTCCCAAAATGATTCTTGCTGATGAACCGACTGCTGCTCTCGATAGCAAATCCGGTCGTGAAGTTGTTAGCCTAATGCAAACGCTGGCAAAAGAACAAGGTTGCACCATTCTACTGGTGACTCATGACAACCGCATTTTGGATATTGCCGATCGCATTGTTCACATGGAGGATGGACACTTAATAAGTGATACTGCGCTGGCATCAGTCGCTTAG
- the devC gene encoding ABC transporter permease DevC — protein sequence MISFQQLQRRTPLGWLQLSHQKGKLVVACAGVVFADVLMLMQLGFQGALFNSAVLVHNSVRADVVLLSPQARNLTNMSSFPRRRLYQSMDIPGVQSAEALYANMVNWKHPTTQRETSMLMLGFDPNSSVFEQPDINQQLNQIKLPNTVLFDSGSRGDYKAAIAQLEQNQPLKTEIERHSVTVAGKIRIGSSFGADGHLITSDQNFLRLFPRRQASSVSVGLLQLQPGTDPVQTVQALKAHLPNDVQVLTRQEFIEFERSYWAKNTPIGFIFNLGVTMGFIVGVIIVYQVLSTDVNAHMGEYATFKAMGYRNRYLLMVVFEEAVILAIIGFIPSIAISAGLYRLTRNATNLPLYMTVARGIFVLVLTMVMCTLSGAIATRKLQSADPADMF from the coding sequence ATGATTAGCTTCCAACAACTCCAACGTCGAACACCGTTAGGATGGCTGCAACTGAGTCATCAAAAAGGAAAACTGGTCGTCGCGTGTGCGGGTGTTGTGTTTGCAGATGTCTTGATGTTGATGCAGTTGGGGTTTCAGGGTGCGCTATTCAACAGCGCCGTTCTTGTCCACAATAGCGTTCGCGCCGATGTCGTTCTGCTCAGCCCTCAAGCGCGCAATCTAACCAATATGTCGTCCTTCCCGCGACGGCGGTTGTACCAGTCGATGGATATTCCGGGCGTTCAGTCTGCGGAAGCGCTCTACGCCAACATGGTGAACTGGAAGCATCCGACCACCCAGCGCGAAACCAGTATGCTGATGTTAGGATTTGACCCTAACAGCTCAGTCTTTGAGCAACCAGACATTAACCAACAATTAAACCAGATTAAGCTGCCTAACACAGTTTTGTTTGACAGCGGTAGCCGTGGAGACTACAAAGCAGCGATCGCGCAACTCGAACAAAACCAGCCACTAAAGACAGAAATTGAGCGCCATAGTGTTACCGTTGCTGGCAAAATTCGCATCGGATCTTCCTTTGGTGCAGACGGACACCTGATTACCAGCGACCAAAACTTTCTGCGGTTGTTTCCCCGCAGACAGGCAAGCAGCGTTAGTGTCGGCTTACTGCAACTGCAACCCGGAACCGATCCAGTGCAAACGGTACAAGCTTTGAAAGCACACTTGCCCAATGATGTTCAGGTTCTGACTCGGCAGGAATTTATCGAGTTTGAAAGAAGCTACTGGGCAAAGAATACACCGATTGGATTTATTTTTAACTTGGGCGTGACAATGGGCTTCATTGTTGGCGTCATCATCGTCTACCAAGTTCTCTCAACAGATGTGAATGCTCACATGGGAGAATACGCCACTTTCAAGGCAATGGGCTATCGCAATCGCTATCTACTCATGGTGGTGTTTGAAGAAGCCGTTATCTTGGCAATCATCGGCTTTATCCCTAGTATTGCCATTTCCGCAGGACTGTACCGCCTGACTCGTAATGCGACGAATTTGCCTCTCTACATGACTGTGGCGCGAGGGATTTTTGTGTTGGTGTTGACGATGGTGATGTGTACCTTGTCTGGAGCGATCGCTACCCGCAAATTGCAATCCGCTGACCCGGCTGATATGTTTTAG
- a CDS encoding SRPBCC domain-containing protein produces MGNRNDSIDAQSEGLRPTSGQREIVITRVFNAPRELVFKAWTDPEHVAQWWGPKGFTTKVTELDLRPGGKSRYVMIGPDGTEYPGKGVFREIVPLERIVTTDEFDEGFEKVVNADLPKGMVMTVLFEDMDGKTKLTLRIVHESAEDRRKHEEMGVIGGWNSSFDCLDEFLAKA; encoded by the coding sequence ATGGGCAATAGAAATGATTCCATTGATGCTCAAAGCGAGGGTCTACGACCGACCTCCGGTCAACGCGAGATCGTCATCACCCGTGTCTTCAACGCGCCCCGTGAACTGGTGTTCAAGGCGTGGACTGACCCGGAACACGTAGCGCAGTGGTGGGGGCCGAAAGGCTTCACGACGAAGGTGACTGAGCTGGATCTGCGTCCAGGCGGTAAATCACGCTACGTCATGATTGGCCCAGACGGCACAGAGTACCCAGGCAAAGGTGTCTTCCGCGAAATCGTGCCTCTTGAACGGATTGTTACCACTGATGAATTTGATGAAGGCTTTGAAAAGGTCGTGAACGCCGATCTACCCAAGGGAATGGTGATGACGGTGCTTTTCGAGGATATGGACGGCAAGACCAAGCTCACACTCCGCATTGTGCATGAGTCTGCTGAAGACCGCCGGAAGCATGAGGAGATGGGGGTTATTGGCGGGTGGAACTCCAGCTTTGACTGCCTTGATGAGTTCTTGGCGAAAGCTTGA
- a CDS encoding metalloregulator ArsR/SmtB family transcription factor — translation MSSDQLSVTFAALADPTRRAILAHLAKGEASVTELAEPFEMSLPAISKHLKVLERAGLIARGREAQWRPCQIKAQPLKDAMDWIEQYRQFWEERLDRLDDYLHELQTQEKQDGQ, via the coding sequence GTGTCTTCCGATCAACTGAGCGTCACCTTTGCCGCCCTTGCCGATCCCACCCGGCGTGCAATCCTGGCTCACCTTGCCAAGGGTGAGGCATCGGTTACTGAGTTAGCAGAACCTTTTGAGATGAGCCTTCCTGCCATTTCCAAGCATCTCAAGGTGCTGGAGCGTGCCGGACTGATCGCGCGGGGTCGGGAGGCTCAATGGCGACCCTGCCAGATCAAAGCGCAGCCACTCAAGGACGCAATGGATTGGATCGAGCAATATCGCCAATTTTGGGAAGAGAGACTTGATCGGCTGGATGATTACCTGCACGAGTTACAAACCCAGGAGAAACAAGATGGGCAATAG
- a CDS encoding DUF3696 domain-containing protein, whose translation MLETISLRNFKGFNNLENLNVKPITILCGTNSCGKSSILQSILLLKQTIESQKPNQIILLNGRLVHLGSFENIIFEKDLDNRLIFELNFKITKEDRRSASRANSIPLSFSLRELFPRRNLPQTHDISIYTKVVLKLPKAKSKRKSYIKTITVEQFQFSIEALGSDNQKIPGAFIDIKLIDNDFYTINWKNLRNRISREELVNTGEIPSAKIKFTSLFSIGPISVENDSEKHVSLSDISFSTYRISNLLQTIFSSYSYLGPLREEPSRRYIYEDEITEIGIKGENAAYIYLIDQDKSVSNHYFYDKKTNSFKQKRELTLSAAVQEWLDLMNIRGFKSELKNEIVYLDLNSSSASRTRVSIADVGFGVSQIFPIILEGLRMPPRNTLLLEQPEIHLHPNLQMQLADYFIALAQSGKKVMVETHSDHIINRLVRRIVEDEIGVLKNLIGIYFISANDSGSTYEEICIDENFGITNWPVDFFDQAALEQENILKAGLRKRQISRANSSKNAK comes from the coding sequence ATGCTAGAAACTATTTCTTTGAGAAACTTCAAGGGATTTAACAACCTAGAAAATTTAAATGTTAAACCAATTACTATTTTGTGCGGAACTAATAGCTGTGGGAAGAGTTCTATCCTACAAAGTATTCTTTTGCTAAAGCAAACTATCGAAAGCCAAAAGCCAAATCAAATTATTTTACTTAATGGAAGATTAGTACATCTGGGTTCATTTGAAAATATAATTTTTGAAAAAGATTTAGATAATAGGTTAATTTTTGAGCTTAATTTTAAGATAACCAAAGAAGATCGCAGGTCAGCATCTAGAGCAAATTCTATTCCATTGAGCTTTTCGCTTAGAGAGCTTTTTCCTAGAAGAAATTTGCCTCAAACTCATGATATCTCAATTTATACCAAAGTAGTATTAAAATTGCCTAAAGCAAAAAGTAAGAGGAAAAGTTATATTAAAACAATAACTGTCGAGCAATTTCAGTTTAGCATTGAAGCCTTAGGTTCTGACAATCAAAAAATACCAGGTGCTTTCATTGATATAAAGCTCATCGATAATGATTTTTACACAATTAATTGGAAAAACTTAAGAAATAGAATTAGCCGTGAAGAATTAGTTAACACGGGTGAAATACCGTCTGCAAAAATCAAGTTTACTAGTTTGTTTTCTATCGGACCTATCTCGGTTGAAAATGATTCCGAAAAACATGTCAGTTTATCAGATATTTCATTTTCTACTTATAGAATAAGTAATCTACTCCAAACTATTTTTTCCTCATACAGTTATTTGGGACCTTTGAGAGAGGAACCATCTAGAAGATACATATATGAGGATGAAATTACAGAAATTGGTATCAAAGGAGAGAATGCTGCTTATATCTATTTAATCGATCAAGATAAGAGTGTTTCCAATCATTATTTTTACGATAAAAAAACCAACTCCTTTAAACAGAAGAGAGAATTAACCTTGTCTGCTGCTGTGCAAGAGTGGTTGGATTTGATGAATATAAGAGGATTTAAATCTGAACTTAAAAATGAAATTGTTTATTTGGATCTTAACTCAAGCTCTGCCTCTAGAACTCGCGTTAGTATTGCTGATGTAGGCTTTGGGGTAAGTCAAATATTTCCAATCATTTTAGAAGGACTAAGGATGCCACCTCGAAATACTCTCTTGCTTGAACAACCAGAAATTCATTTGCATCCTAACCTTCAAATGCAGTTAGCTGATTACTTTATTGCGCTAGCTCAATCCGGTAAGAAAGTAATGGTTGAAACCCATAGCGATCATATTATAAATAGATTGGTTAGAAGAATTGTAGAGGATGAAATAGGTGTATTAAAGAACTTGATTGGAATTTATTTTATTAGTGCAAATGATTCTGGTTCTACTTATGAAGAAATATGTATTGATGAAAATTTTGGGATTACCAACTGGCCTGTAGACTTTTTTGATCAAGCGGCATTAGAACAGGAAAATATTCTAAAAGCAGGGCTAAGGAAGCGACAAATTTCTAGAGCCAATAGCAGTAAAAATGCAAAATAG
- a CDS encoding RluA family pseudouridine synthase — MEVAKSIQSYWYEGRCPQSGELLRLPRTPEAEAIARELMQHLANNDCYSDEGKMYGILLVELPNGEQQILKAFSGLLNGNSTIEGWVPPIPGRDEVALEEAHTLAQLEAIKQELITLKQLPEWQQYETHSRKFQQQLQEMSDRHRDCKQQRHRKRQRLCETLTGEALTIALEELDEESRQHGIERRMLKRQQNDVLQPLKQRIEATQARMRELKQQRKELSRELQTQMHAAYSLTNFAGQSLSLQQLMPGGSMPTGTGDCCAPKLLHYAATHGLKPLAMAEFWWGSSSADRDKIQGEFYGACAERCQPLMGFLLSGWEPTPPFNPPLPPLKKGGQGGKGPSPLRGGVWGEVPILYEDEWLIAVNKPAGLLSVPGRYRDRFDSVLSRLRHLLPDGMAIASVHRLDQETSGILLLARDRQTHRQLSQQFQQRQVHKVYEAVLSGSVTVEQGTVELPLWGDPENRPYQKVDERGKPSLTRFQVIAKEDNYTRVEFIPLTGRTHQLRVHAADPRGLGVTILGDRLYGCPTTASRLHLHARELRFVHPQSGETLHLQTKTPF, encoded by the coding sequence ATGGAGGTTGCTAAAAGTATTCAAAGCTATTGGTATGAAGGGCGCTGTCCTCAAAGTGGTGAACTGCTGAGACTACCCCGCACCCCGGAAGCAGAAGCGATCGCTAGAGAGTTAATGCAGCATCTTGCCAATAATGACTGTTATTCCGATGAAGGCAAGATGTATGGAATCCTGCTGGTTGAACTGCCGAATGGCGAACAACAGATACTTAAAGCCTTCTCTGGTCTTCTCAATGGTAATAGCACGATCGAGGGCTGGGTGCCGCCAATTCCGGGACGAGATGAAGTTGCCCTAGAAGAAGCCCACACCTTAGCTCAACTGGAGGCGATTAAGCAGGAATTGATTACCCTGAAGCAACTTCCAGAATGGCAGCAGTACGAAACGCACTCTCGCAAGTTTCAACAGCAGTTGCAAGAAATGAGCGATCGCCATCGAGATTGCAAGCAGCAACGACACCGAAAACGTCAGCGACTCTGCGAAACGCTGACTGGAGAAGCGCTAACGATTGCCCTTGAAGAACTTGACGAAGAAAGTCGTCAGCATGGAATTGAGCGACGAATGCTCAAACGCCAGCAGAATGATGTGTTGCAGCCACTCAAGCAACGGATTGAAGCAACCCAGGCGCGGATGCGCGAACTCAAACAACAGCGCAAAGAACTATCCCGCGAATTGCAGACTCAGATGCACGCGGCATACAGCCTGACTAATTTTGCAGGGCAGTCTCTATCGTTGCAGCAATTGATGCCAGGAGGTTCTATGCCTACTGGAACCGGAGACTGTTGCGCCCCCAAGCTGCTGCACTATGCGGCAACGCATGGGCTTAAACCACTGGCAATGGCAGAGTTTTGGTGGGGGTCATCCTCAGCAGATCGAGACAAAATTCAAGGAGAATTTTATGGAGCCTGTGCGGAACGCTGTCAGCCGTTGATGGGGTTTCTGCTATCGGGATGGGAACCTACCCCCCCCTTCAATCCTCCCCTGCCCCCCCTTAAAAAGGGGGGGCAGGGAGGAAAAGGCCCCTCCCCTCTCAGGGGAGGGGTTTGGGGAGAGGTTCCGATTCTTTATGAAGACGAATGGCTGATTGCGGTAAATAAACCCGCAGGGTTACTATCTGTACCTGGTCGTTATCGCGATCGCTTTGATAGTGTCCTCAGTCGCTTGCGTCATCTATTGCCAGATGGCATGGCGATCGCATCTGTGCATCGTCTGGATCAAGAAACATCTGGTATTCTCTTGCTGGCACGCGATCGCCAAACCCATCGCCAACTGAGTCAGCAGTTTCAGCAGCGGCAAGTTCACAAGGTTTATGAAGCCGTACTTTCCGGTTCTGTGACAGTTGAGCAAGGTACGGTTGAATTACCGCTGTGGGGAGATCCTGAGAATCGTCCGTATCAGAAAGTCGATGAACGCGGTAAACCTAGCTTGACTCGCTTCCAAGTTATCGCCAAGGAAGATAACTATACTCGTGTAGAGTTTATACCCTTAACCGGACGCACCCATCAGCTACGGGTTCACGCAGCCGATCCGCGAGGACTTGGGGTAACAATATTGGGCGATCGCCTTTATGGATGCCCTACAACTGCCAGTCGCTTACATCTGCACGCCAGGGAACTTCGCTTTGTGCATCCGCAATCTGGAGAAACTTTGCATTTACAAACAAAGACACCGTTTTGA
- a CDS encoding VOC family protein: protein MATKIFVNLPVKDLNQSVEFFTKLGFSFNAQFTDETATCMIVSDDIFVMLLTHDKFKTFTPKEICDATKSTEVLVCLSSDSREQVDEMVRKAVAAGGSTYNEPQDHGFMYAHGFQDLDSHIWELVYMEPSAINQG, encoded by the coding sequence ATGGCTACTAAAATTTTCGTGAATCTGCCTGTAAAAGACCTGAATCAGTCGGTTGAGTTTTTTACGAAACTTGGCTTCAGTTTTAACGCTCAATTTACTGATGAAACGGCGACTTGCATGATCGTCAGCGATGACATCTTCGTGATGCTATTGACTCATGACAAGTTTAAGACGTTTACTCCGAAAGAAATTTGTGATGCAACCAAAAGCACAGAAGTGCTGGTTTGCTTATCTTCTGACAGCCGAGAACAAGTCGATGAAATGGTTCGCAAAGCAGTCGCCGCTGGTGGATCAACCTACAATGAACCACAAGACCACGGTTTTATGTACGCACATGGGTTTCAAGATTTAGATAGCCACATTTGGGAACTTGTCTACATGGAACCTAGTGCAATAAATCAAGGTTGA
- a CDS encoding ABC exporter membrane fusion protein: MMQEVAAGNPSSKRLSRPLTLLAIAATLATGGVMAYSVSQGRIQQSSPTPSTVISTPQIQTVTALGRLEPEGEAIALSAPTSAEGNRVDQLLVKEGDRVRKGQAIAILNSRARLQASVMQAQEQVRVAQAKLEQVRAGAKTGEIQAQRSQIAQLEAERVGDLNAQAATVARLEAEVQNAQVEYQRYALLYQNGAVSASQRDSKRLTLTTAQKQLQEAQAARDRTRNSRQQQLNEARATLERIAEVRPVDVQVAQADVRQALAAVEQAKANLEQASVRSPQDGQILKIYTRPGELISNDGIAEIGRTQQMFAIAEVYQSDIKNIRPGQTARVSSDSIDSELIGTVEQVGYKVLRQDIVNSDPSANIDGRIVEVKIRLDADSTRKAARLTNQQVKVVIEL; this comes from the coding sequence ATGATGCAAGAAGTGGCAGCAGGTAATCCATCCTCCAAACGTCTTTCCCGACCACTGACTCTGCTGGCGATCGCTGCAACGCTGGCAACAGGTGGAGTGATGGCATATAGCGTTTCGCAAGGGCGTATCCAGCAATCCAGTCCGACCCCATCCACAGTTATCAGTACGCCCCAAATCCAGACGGTGACGGCGTTGGGACGGCTAGAGCCAGAGGGTGAAGCGATCGCGCTTTCTGCACCCACATCTGCTGAGGGGAATCGAGTAGATCAACTGTTAGTCAAGGAAGGCGATCGCGTTCGCAAAGGACAAGCAATTGCGATACTCAACAGTCGCGCTCGCCTCCAGGCATCTGTGATGCAGGCACAAGAACAGGTGCGAGTTGCCCAAGCCAAACTTGAACAGGTGCGTGCAGGAGCAAAGACGGGCGAAATCCAGGCGCAACGCTCCCAGATTGCCCAACTGGAAGCTGAACGGGTCGGGGACTTGAACGCGCAAGCCGCTACCGTTGCCCGTCTAGAAGCGGAAGTGCAAAATGCACAGGTGGAATATCAGCGCTACGCATTGCTTTACCAGAACGGAGCGGTTTCGGCATCCCAGCGCGATAGTAAACGACTGACACTTACAACTGCTCAAAAGCAACTTCAAGAAGCGCAAGCCGCCCGCGATCGCACTCGGAATTCTCGCCAACAGCAACTCAATGAAGCCCGCGCCACCTTGGAGCGAATTGCAGAGGTGCGCCCAGTAGACGTGCAGGTAGCCCAAGCCGATGTCCGGCAAGCCTTAGCAGCCGTTGAGCAAGCCAAGGCAAACTTAGAGCAGGCATCCGTGCGATCGCCTCAAGATGGTCAAATCCTCAAAATTTATACCCGTCCTGGCGAACTAATTAGCAACGACGGGATTGCGGAAATTGGGCGAACGCAACAGATGTTTGCGATTGCAGAAGTTTATCAGAGTGACATCAAGAACATCCGTCCAGGGCAAACGGCGCGGGTGAGTAGTGACTCGATTGACAGCGAACTCATTGGTACTGTCGAACAGGTTGGCTACAAAGTGCTGCGCCAAGACATTGTGAATAGCGATCCCTCCGCCAATATTGATGGGCGCATTGTGGAAGTCAAAATTCGTCTGGATGCAGACTCTACTCGCAAGGCTGCCCGACTCACGAATCAGCAAGTTAAGGTGGTCATTGAACTATGA